A genomic segment from Melanotaenia boesemani isolate fMelBoe1 chromosome 9, fMelBoe1.pri, whole genome shotgun sequence encodes:
- the LOC121646210 gene encoding retinol-binding protein 2-like, translating to MPADYNGRWEMVTNENFEEVMKALDIDFATRKIACHLHQTKVIVQNGDKFETKTLSTFRNYEVNFTVGEEFEEQTKGLDNRKVKTLVTWDGDKLVCVQKGEKENRGWKHWIEGDLLHQEITVLDKVCHQVFKKAP from the exons ATGCCTGCAGACTACAATGGACGCTGGGAGATGGTGACCAATGAGAACTTTGAAGAGGTCATGAAAGCCCTCG ATATCGACTTTGCCACCAGAAAGATCGCTTGCCACCTGCATCAGACAAAAGTGATTGTTCAGAATGGAGATAAGTTTGAAACCAAGACCCTGAGCACCTTCAGAAATTATGAGGTCAACTTTACTGTGGGTGAGGAGTTTGAGGAGCAAACAAAGGGTCTGGACAACCGAAAAGTCAAG ACTCTGGTTACCTGGGATGGGGACAAGCTGGTGTGTGTTCAAAAGGGGGAGAAAGAAAATCGTGGCTGGAAACACTGGATTGAGGGAGACCTGCTACATCAG gaaaTCACTGTTCTGGACAAAGTCTGCCATCAAGTATTTAAGAAGGCACCATAA